CAAAGACCGTGATGCTGTTGGCTGAAAACGCCGGCGGCTGGCGGAGGGCATCGGGCGAGACCCCGGCCGGCGGCAAAAGCGTCGGCAGGTTACGCAGGCGTCCCCCACCCTGCCCAAAAGCGTCGTTGATGACGCCCAGCGTCGCGCCGGGCACTGTCGGTAACAAAAACGAGGATGCCAGAAACGTGTTGAGGCGGTCGTAAGCCAGACGGTAGTTGGCGCGGATCGAAGTCTTGCCGTCCCCGAACGGGTCCCACGCCACGCCGACGCTTGGCGCAAAGTTGTTCAGGTCATCGGAAAAAGGCTCCCCCTTGACCCACCGGGCCGTATTGGTGGGCGGAGCGCCGAAGGCCAGCCGCTGGTCAGGCACGGCCAGCCGCCGTGACTCACGGAAGGTCGGGCGGATTTCCCAGCGCAGGCCGTAGTCAATCGTCAGATTGGGCCGCAGCCGCCACGTGTCCTGTACGTAGAAGTCATACTCTGGATAGCGGGCATCGGCCGTGAAAATCGTCCCCGGTGGGCCGTACTGGTTGCCAATTGAAACGAAGGCCTGGGAAATCCGTCCGACGCGCCCCAGCAGGTTGTTGATCGTCCGCTGCAACAGCGGCAGATCGAACGCCGTGTTGATGTTGCCCGGAATCCCAAATGCCGCCACGCTCACCGTGTTGATGGCCGTGCTGAAGTTGGCCGCCGGCTGGGTATTGAGACCGGCGACGGAAGTCCGGCGGTCAATATGCCGGCCAAAGCGCAGGTTGAAGCCGGCCTTGAAGGTGTGGGCGCCGCGCACGTAGGTCAGGTTGTCCACGAACTGGAAGGTTGTCAGCGCCCGCCGGTTGATGACCGGCGCCAGATTGGAGGTGGGGGTCGTCACGTCATTGAGCGTGACCGGCGGATTGTTGGCAAAGTTTGGGTCGGGATTGTCAAAGCTGAAGGTGAACCGGTTAAGCCCGACGACGAATTCATTGGTCAGGCTGCTCGTTGGCGACCACCGGTGGTTGATGGCCACATTCCGGGGGCGGCGCCGGGTATCCACCAGACGCGCCGTGTTGGGAAATGCCGCCGGGCCGGCGTTGGCAAAGTCGCCCAGCGAGTCCTGCCGCCCCCACGAAACCCGTGCAAAAATGGTCTGCCGGTCGCTGATGACATAATCCACCTTGGTGGTGTAGTCCTCCTGCTGCTCGCGGCCGCGGGCGTTGAACAGGAAACCGGCCGTATTGAGACCGTCCCCAACGGCAAAGTTGTTGGGCAGCGGTGTCAGGTCAATGATGCGCCGGATGGTCGGGTCCAGCCCCAATCCCTGGGGGTCCATCATGCCGATGTTGTACGTCCCGATGTTGAGGCCCGGCACGGGATTGCCATTGGCATCCACTGAAGCGCCCGTGGCGCCGAAGGGCAGGTTGCGGCCTCCGATGACGTAGCGAAAGATGCCCTGCCGCGCCGTCTGGGTATAGACGAGGCGCGTCACCGGGCGCCCCTCGCTGGCACGCAGCGCCTGAAAGTTCGTGAAGAAAAACAGCCGGTTGCGGACGATGGGCCCGCCCAGACTGCCCCCGGCAATGTGCTGGACGAACTGCCGCTTGACGATGCCGTTGAGATTGTTTTCGTACTCGTTCGCGTTGAAACCGGGCGTCTGGTAGAACCAGAACGCCGTGCCGTGAAACTCGTTCGTCCCGGAGCGGGTGATCATGTTCACCTGCGCGCCGCTGCTGCGCCCGTTTTCGGCCGACGGGTTGCTTGTGATGACGCGGAACTCGGCCAGGGCATCGGGGTTGACACGGGTGGGCGAGAAGTTCGACCCGCCGGCGCTCGTTTCATTGGTGTCAATGCCATCGAGCGTGAAGTTCACGGCGCGGTCACGGGCGCCATGCACGTGAACACCGCCCCCCGTGTTGGCTCCAACCACAACACCGGGCTGAAAGTTGATGAAATCCAGCGGGTTGCGGCCGCGTGCCCCGACGATGGGCAGCGCCACGATGGTCTGCTGCTCAACCAGATTGCCCAGGTTGCCGGAACTGCTGGTCTGGATGCGCTCCGCAGCACCTGTCACCTCGACGACCTCCTGTGTCCCACCGACTTCCAGCGTGGCATTGACCGTCGTCGGCTGTCCGACGTTGACCGGATTGCCTTTGAGCACCAGCCGCTTGAAACCGTTGGCCTCGACCGTCACGGTATAGACTCCAACCTGAACGGAATCAAACACATAGACACCACTTTCACTCGTCTGCGTTTCGAGCGAAACGTTCGTGCCCTCGTTGGTCAATGTCACCCGCGCGCCAGCCACGAGCGCACCGGAGGGGTCACGTACCGTTCCCGTCAAACGGGAGGTTGTTCCCTGCGCCATTGCCAGGGATGGCCACAACCAGACAAGCCAAAGCACCGGTACCCAACGGGCTGCCCCGTGGGCAAGCCCCCAGAAAGTCGGCATAGCTAACCTCGTGAAAACAGATCGATGATGGTGGAGCGGGGCTATCTTGCCCTTTTTTGTTGCGTTTGTCACGCCTTGAACCACAGTGGGTCATATTCCCTTCACAAGCTGGCAACTTCGGGTTGCCGTCCAGTGCCCTGACAGGCTAGGCTGGGGGCTGCATTCGCCTTACCTAATCTTGGAAATGCAAAAAACCGGCCGGGTTCGGTACGCACCACACAGCGCGCGTCACTTCGCCGCTGATGAAGGCGGTGGCTACTACCGCTCGTTCGGGTCTTCCACAATCAGGTGACGCGACCTCTGGTTGCCTTGCGCGGGGAACGAACCTTGAAACCGGCAGCCTTTCCGGCTCACGCTCAAACGCAGCAACGCCACGGCAGACGGGCTTACCTTTGGGTCTGGCTGCTGGTTGGCCTCGTCCTGACGGGTCGGGCACAGGCCGGCGAACCAACCAGTGCGGCGGAACTTCTTGCAGCCGCACAGTCTTCCCGCCAAGCTCATGCCTACGCCATAGCCGTCCGCTATGCTGAACAGGCCGCCCAGACCGGTGAGGGAGCCATTCAGGCCGACGCACTGGCTGAACTGGGGCTGATTTACCTCACGGCGGAATGCCTTGAACCGGCAACCAGGTATTTTCAGGAACTGTCCCACCGCTTCCCCGCAGATGCCCGCGGCCCAGCCGGGCTGGCCGCCGTTGCCCTGGCCGCGGGACAGCTCGATGACTGCGAGCAGCAACTGACCGACCTGCTGGCGCGGTATCCCGATGCGGTCAGTGTTCACATTCTGGGGGCGCGCCTGTTCATCGAGCGCAACCGGGCGGCGGAAGCGCGCCGCCATGCCGAGCGGGCCGTGGCGCTGGCGCCAAACCATCCTGAGTCGCTTGCCGTGCTCTGCGCGGTACGGGTCATGGAGCGCAAGCCCGGTGAAGTACGGCAACTGGCCGAGCGCATCCTCGAACTCCAACCTGACAACATCCGCGTGCGGCGCACCTATTCCCAGTACATCCGCAGCCGCAAAGCCCACCGGGTTCCCCTGCCGGCCGCCCGCGCGGCCTATGCTTCAGGACAGGCAGCGCGGC
This window of the Chloracidobacterium sp. N genome carries:
- a CDS encoding TonB-dependent receptor; this encodes MAQGTTSRLTGTVRDPSGALVAGARVTLTNEGTNVSLETQTSESGVYVFDSVQVGVYTVTVEANGFKRLVLKGNPVNVGQPTTVNATLEVGGTQEVVEVTGAAERIQTSSSGNLGNLVEQQTIVALPIVGARGRNPLDFINFQPGVVVGANTGGGVHVHGARDRAVNFTLDGIDTNETSAGGSNFSPTRVNPDALAEFRVITSNPSAENGRSSGAQVNMITRSGTNEFHGTAFWFYQTPGFNANEYENNLNGIVKRQFVQHIAGGSLGGPIVRNRLFFFTNFQALRASEGRPVTRLVYTQTARQGIFRYVIGGRNLPFGATGASVDANGNPVPGLNIGTYNIGMMDPQGLGLDPTIRRIIDLTPLPNNFAVGDGLNTAGFLFNARGREQQEDYTTKVDYVISDRQTIFARVSWGRQDSLGDFANAGPAAFPNTARLVDTRRRPRNVAINHRWSPTSSLTNEFVVGLNRFTFSFDNPDPNFANNPPVTLNDVTTPTSNLAPVINRRALTTFQFVDNLTYVRGAHTFKAGFNLRFGRHIDRRTSVAGLNTQPAANFSTAINTVSVAAFGIPGNINTAFDLPLLQRTINNLLGRVGRISQAFVSIGNQYGPPGTIFTADARYPEYDFYVQDTWRLRPNLTIDYGLRWEIRPTFRESRRLAVPDQRLAFGAPPTNTARWVKGEPFSDDLNNFAPSVGVAWDPFGDGKTSIRANYRLAYDRLNTFLASSFLLPTVPGATLGVINDAFGQGGGRLRNLPTLLPPAGVSPDALRQPPAFSANSITVFDPNYRTPKVHQWALSLQRDLGWNLVLEANYIGRHGNGLLSGYNANQVKIFENGFLDAFNTMRPCAVSGTFTPACNSPLINQLLANPNGSQTTINNFRGSLTTNNVAGLAVSLAQQIGANLPARGFSPFFFFDFPQYTGGLFVVDNYDFSNYHAAELQLSRRFRDGLSFQFSYTWAKSLDTRSFDPTFTVAASGAVQSASSTPFDIRNRRINYARSDFDRTHSFQGNFVYELPFGRGRQYASDLNPVVDQLIGGWMVAGVVRWTSGRPFTVFSGANTLSNAVQSFADCNGCSRSLGSLRQEAGTNFFFTADERARFSIPAPGTLGNTGRNFFTGPGFFQLDLTVAKTFRIVEGVNLQYRLEMQNATNTPSFAFPTAVVTSATFGRIRDAVVSGSRRIQMALKFTF